DNA from Microvirga ossetica:
GCGCGGCTCAAAACCCGCTATCTCGATTCGATCACGACCCTCTTCATCGAGCAGGGCGGACGCGAGGTGGCGCGCGGCGATCTCTCGACGCGGGAAGGGCGGCTTGCCATCGAGGCCTATTTCCGCCGCTTCATGCCGAAGGAATTGCGCGGTCCGCCGAAGGTGCTCGCGGCGCCCGACGGATTCCGCTTCACCGATTCGCGGCGCGGCTTCGTCTCGCTCATCAACTTGGCGAGCGTGCGCGAGTTGGAGACCATGATCGGTGCGCCAGTCGATCCCTTACGCTTTCGCGGCAACATCCATGTCGAGGGTCTCGCGCCGTGGGCCGAGTTCGATCTCGTCGGGCAGATACTGACCGCACCTTCCGGCCTGCGCCTGAAGGTGACCAAGCGCATCGAGCGCTGCGCGGCGACGAACGTGGACCCGGATACCGGCATCCGCGACCTGGAGATCCCGAAGAGCCTGATGCGATCTTACGGCCATTTCGATTGCGGCATCTATGCCGAGGTGCTCGACGGCGGCGTGATCGAGACGGGCGACAGCTTCGAGCGCGAGCAGGCGACGCTGGCTCTCTAGAGCATCGGACCGAAAAGTGGATTTGCACTTTTCGGAATTACCCGATGCTCTAGCTGTTTGATCCCAGGGTTTGATGGTGCATTCTTATCGCCGGAATGGAGGGATGCGCTTCTCTATTCGGCCCCTCCAAGTCAAGCGCTTTTAAGGCATCGGCCATCCCACCTCCAGGCAGTCGTCTCTCGCAGGGCCTTGCTTCTCTCCGGGATCGGCACATTTGCCCTCCCACCATGGGATTCGTAGGATGAGGTGGCTCAATCTATGGGGCGTTCTGGCCGCGGCAGCGCGGCCGATACAAGCGCATCCACGAGCTCGCCTGATCCATCGTCCTGCGAAGGACGTCTTTCTTCCGCCTTCTGGCGGAATTCGAGTTATCTCATTGCCCGTTCCGGTATGGCATCTTAGACAGCTGCGGGTATGCTTTCCCTCGTCCAGCGGAATACGGTGCCATCGCTCCAGATGCGGTGCATGATCACGCCCAGACGCCGGGCCAGCGCAACAATGGCTTTTCGCCCACCACGCCGTTTGGCGATATTCATCGCCCATGCTTTCAACCACGACCACTTCACGTGAACATTCGTCAGCATGACTTGAGCGGCTTCGTACAACAGCGTTCGCATCATGCCATCCCCGCAGAGGGAGACGCGGCCGATCCGGTTGCTCTCACCCGACTGATGAAGCACCGGCGTTAACCCCAGGGAGGC
Protein-coding regions in this window:
- a CDS encoding MOSC domain-containing protein → MSIRIASLQRYPVKGLSPEGLSSVALTKGDYFPGDRLFAIENGPAGFDPENPQHQPKIKFLMLMRNESLARLKTRYLDSITTLFIEQGGREVARGDLSTREGRLAIEAYFRRFMPKELRGPPKVLAAPDGFRFTDSRRGFVSLINLASVRELETMIGAPVDPLRFRGNIHVEGLAPWAEFDLVGQILTAPSGLRLKVTKRIERCAATNVDPDTGIRDLEIPKSLMRSYGHFDCGIYAEVLDGGVIETGDSFEREQATLAL